The following proteins are encoded in a genomic region of Hirundo rustica isolate bHirRus1 chromosome 3, bHirRus1.pri.v3, whole genome shotgun sequence:
- the NEIL2 gene encoding endonuclease 8-like 2 isoform X2, with product MHKLLEMPEGPSVRKFQLLTSPFVGQVVAKVGGSSRKLSVKDLNALRLQDSQVHGKNLYLAFVAAEGPFGPTAEETALQREAACGAQCPARGQQGQGGAPHPSSQDEELQEPQHSRSEAPEAAEGRGNWLRIHFGMFGSVRANEFSRANRANKRGDWKDPVPRLVLHFESGGFLVFYNCRMLWCSSPRADPASDILSVEFHRGRALRALCAPDPICYTLLDQRHFSGLGNIIKNEILYLARIHPLTPGSLLALSDLERLLDCAVQFSSEWLHNKLCGQGLHPQVYQKEQCPLGHPLMKGTFGPSGGFKRLTWWCPQCQPVVLPGDGDPSPVTE from the exons ATGCACAAG CTGCTGGAGATGCCAGAGGGCCCCTCAGTGAGGAAGTTCCAGCTGCTGACCTCCCCTTTTGTGGGACAAGTGGTGGCCAAGGTGGGGGGAAGCAGCCGGAAGCTCAGTGTGAAGGACCTGAATGCCCTGAGGCTGCAGGACTCCCAG GTTCATGGGAAGAACTTGTACCTGGCATTTGTGGCAGCTGAAGGTCCCTTTGGACCAACTGCAGAAGAGACAGCGCTGCAAAGAGAGGCTGCTTGTGGGGCACAGTGTCCTGCccggggacagcaaggacaGGGTGGTGCTCCACATCCCAGTTCCcaggatgaggagctgcaggaacccCAGCACTCAAGATCTGAAgctccagaggcagcagagggtCGGGGCAATTGGCTGCGCATCCACTTTGGCATGTTCGGCAGCGTCCGGGCAAACGAGTTCTCGAGGGCAAACAGAGCCAATAAAAGGGGGGACTGGAAGGATCCTGTGCCCAG GCTGGTTCTGCACTTTGAGAGCGGAGGCTTCCTTGTTTTCTACAACTGCCGGATGCTCTGGTGCTCCTCTCCGAGGGCTGATCCTGCTTCTGACATCCTGTCTGTGGAATTCCACCGTGGCCGGGCGCTGCGTGCCCTCTGTGCACCCGATCCCATCTGCTACACCCTCCTAGaccaaagacatttttcagGGCTGG GGAACATCATTAAGAACGAGATCTTGTACCTGGCCAGGATCCACCCGTTAACACCAGGCTCCCTCTTGGCTCTCTCAGATCTGGAGCGTCTGCTGGACTGCGCCGTTCAGTTCAGCTCTGAGTGGCTGCACAACAAACTGTGTGGCCAAGGGCTGCACCCCCAGGTGTACCAGAAGGAGCAGTGTCCCCTGGGGCACCCCCTGATGAAGGGCACTTTTGGACCCTCAGGTGGCTTCAAGAGACTTACATGGTGGTGCCCTCAGTGCCAGCCTGTGGTGCTGCCAGGGGATGGGGACCCTTCCCCAGTCACTGAGTGA
- the NEIL2 gene encoding endonuclease 8-like 2 isoform X3, with the protein MPEGPSVRKFQLLTSPFVGQVVAKVGGSSRKLSVKDLNALRLQDSQVHGKNLYLAFVAAEGPFGPTAEETALQREAACGAQCPARGQQGQGGAPHPSSQDEELQEPQHSRSEAPEAAEGRGNWLRIHFGMFGSVRANEFSRANRANKRGDWKDPVPRLVLHFESGGFLVFYNCRMLWCSSPRADPASDILSVEFHRGRALRALCAPDPICYTLLDQRHFSGLGNIIKNEILYLARIHPLTPGSLLALSDLERLLDCAVQFSSEWLHNKLCGQGLHPQVYQKEQCPLGHPLMKGTFGPSGGFKRLTWWCPQCQPVVLPGDGDPSPVTE; encoded by the exons ATGCCAGAGGGCCCCTCAGTGAGGAAGTTCCAGCTGCTGACCTCCCCTTTTGTGGGACAAGTGGTGGCCAAGGTGGGGGGAAGCAGCCGGAAGCTCAGTGTGAAGGACCTGAATGCCCTGAGGCTGCAGGACTCCCAG GTTCATGGGAAGAACTTGTACCTGGCATTTGTGGCAGCTGAAGGTCCCTTTGGACCAACTGCAGAAGAGACAGCGCTGCAAAGAGAGGCTGCTTGTGGGGCACAGTGTCCTGCccggggacagcaaggacaGGGTGGTGCTCCACATCCCAGTTCCcaggatgaggagctgcaggaacccCAGCACTCAAGATCTGAAgctccagaggcagcagagggtCGGGGCAATTGGCTGCGCATCCACTTTGGCATGTTCGGCAGCGTCCGGGCAAACGAGTTCTCGAGGGCAAACAGAGCCAATAAAAGGGGGGACTGGAAGGATCCTGTGCCCAG GCTGGTTCTGCACTTTGAGAGCGGAGGCTTCCTTGTTTTCTACAACTGCCGGATGCTCTGGTGCTCCTCTCCGAGGGCTGATCCTGCTTCTGACATCCTGTCTGTGGAATTCCACCGTGGCCGGGCGCTGCGTGCCCTCTGTGCACCCGATCCCATCTGCTACACCCTCCTAGaccaaagacatttttcagGGCTGG GGAACATCATTAAGAACGAGATCTTGTACCTGGCCAGGATCCACCCGTTAACACCAGGCTCCCTCTTGGCTCTCTCAGATCTGGAGCGTCTGCTGGACTGCGCCGTTCAGTTCAGCTCTGAGTGGCTGCACAACAAACTGTGTGGCCAAGGGCTGCACCCCCAGGTGTACCAGAAGGAGCAGTGTCCCCTGGGGCACCCCCTGATGAAGGGCACTTTTGGACCCTCAGGTGGCTTCAAGAGACTTACATGGTGGTGCCCTCAGTGCCAGCCTGTGGTGCTGCCAGGGGATGGGGACCCTTCCCCAGTCACTGAGTGA
- the NEIL2 gene encoding endonuclease 8-like 2 isoform X1, whose product MKGEGCSGCFPNGCTRSRAECDKVLLIPPQLLEMPEGPSVRKFQLLTSPFVGQVVAKVGGSSRKLSVKDLNALRLQDSQVHGKNLYLAFVAAEGPFGPTAEETALQREAACGAQCPARGQQGQGGAPHPSSQDEELQEPQHSRSEAPEAAEGRGNWLRIHFGMFGSVRANEFSRANRANKRGDWKDPVPRLVLHFESGGFLVFYNCRMLWCSSPRADPASDILSVEFHRGRALRALCAPDPICYTLLDQRHFSGLGNIIKNEILYLARIHPLTPGSLLALSDLERLLDCAVQFSSEWLHNKLCGQGLHPQVYQKEQCPLGHPLMKGTFGPSGGFKRLTWWCPQCQPVVLPGDGDPSPVTE is encoded by the exons ATGAAGGGGGAAGGCTGCTCAGGTTGCTTCCCAAATGGATGCACAAG GTCTAGAGCAGAGTGTGACAAGGTCCTGCTAATCCCTCCGCAGCTGCTGGAGATGCCAGAGGGCCCCTCAGTGAGGAAGTTCCAGCTGCTGACCTCCCCTTTTGTGGGACAAGTGGTGGCCAAGGTGGGGGGAAGCAGCCGGAAGCTCAGTGTGAAGGACCTGAATGCCCTGAGGCTGCAGGACTCCCAG GTTCATGGGAAGAACTTGTACCTGGCATTTGTGGCAGCTGAAGGTCCCTTTGGACCAACTGCAGAAGAGACAGCGCTGCAAAGAGAGGCTGCTTGTGGGGCACAGTGTCCTGCccggggacagcaaggacaGGGTGGTGCTCCACATCCCAGTTCCcaggatgaggagctgcaggaacccCAGCACTCAAGATCTGAAgctccagaggcagcagagggtCGGGGCAATTGGCTGCGCATCCACTTTGGCATGTTCGGCAGCGTCCGGGCAAACGAGTTCTCGAGGGCAAACAGAGCCAATAAAAGGGGGGACTGGAAGGATCCTGTGCCCAG GCTGGTTCTGCACTTTGAGAGCGGAGGCTTCCTTGTTTTCTACAACTGCCGGATGCTCTGGTGCTCCTCTCCGAGGGCTGATCCTGCTTCTGACATCCTGTCTGTGGAATTCCACCGTGGCCGGGCGCTGCGTGCCCTCTGTGCACCCGATCCCATCTGCTACACCCTCCTAGaccaaagacatttttcagGGCTGG GGAACATCATTAAGAACGAGATCTTGTACCTGGCCAGGATCCACCCGTTAACACCAGGCTCCCTCTTGGCTCTCTCAGATCTGGAGCGTCTGCTGGACTGCGCCGTTCAGTTCAGCTCTGAGTGGCTGCACAACAAACTGTGTGGCCAAGGGCTGCACCCCCAGGTGTACCAGAAGGAGCAGTGTCCCCTGGGGCACCCCCTGATGAAGGGCACTTTTGGACCCTCAGGTGGCTTCAAGAGACTTACATGGTGGTGCCCTCAGTGCCAGCCTGTGGTGCTGCCAGGGGATGGGGACCCTTCCCCAGTCACTGAGTGA